From Oreochromis niloticus isolate F11D_XX linkage group LG14, O_niloticus_UMD_NMBU, whole genome shotgun sequence, one genomic window encodes:
- the eif2a gene encoding eukaryotic translation initiation factor 2A, producing the protein MAPPVPLLAVRGSDGTSLLRGPPHCEPHAAFQRDCRPSRCVTFSRDGTLFGWCNGQNVSVVNPSDGAVVSTFDLPKTALLEFSPLNNILVTWQLYTKTQDSPQGEANLQLWELRSGRLIKALYQKKVESWCPSWSEDEKICVRIVNNELHFYENNDFDSIANKLHMQKVSDFALSPGAQPSKVAVYVPGSKGAPSFVRLYQYPAFGGPTAALANKSFFKADRVTMHWNKKASAVLVTASTEVDKTGASYYGEQTLHYLGVNGETALVQLSKNGPIYDVAWSPSSTEFCVVYGFMPAKATVFNLKCDPVYDFGTGPRNAAYYSPQGHILILAGFGNLRGQMEVWDAKNYKQVSKPQAPDATHFSWCPDGEHIVTATCSPRLRVSNGYKIWHYTGSVLQKWDVAAGSELWEVRWQLLPDGSFPERPIKYQAAPSQLGSTQAPPTQAYRPPALRHLPATPSSKLHEDEPPQDLRPGASGEKSLSKSALKNQRKREAKKAAKQETKPEPEPPTDPAPVTNSQPEASSGDPEVEKKIKNLKKKLKAIEELKEQQASGKVLQKNQVEKIQKEEQLLKELQELQIGQ; encoded by the exons ATGGCGCCCCCCGTCCCGTTGCTGGCAG tgcgAGGATCCGATGGCACGTCTCTGCTCCGAGGCCCCCCCCACTGTGAGCCACATGCAGCTTTTCAGAG ggaCTGCCGGCCCAGCAGATGTGTGACCTTCAGCAGAGACGGGACACTCTTTGGTTGGTGTAACGGACAAAA TGTCTCAGTCGTAAACCCCTCAGATGGCGCTGTGGtgtcgacctttgacctcccgAAGACGGCCCTGCTGGAGTTTTCCCCACTGAACAACATCCTGGTTACCTGGCAACTGTACACAA AGACTCAGGACAGTCCTCAGGGGGAAGCCAACCTCCAGCTGTGGGAGCTGCGCAGCGGACGACTCATCAAAGCCCTCTATCAGAAGAAGGTCGAGTCGTG GTGTCCCAGCTGGTCTGAAGACGAGAAGATCTGCGTGAGGATCGTCAACAACGAGCTGCACTTCTATGAGAACAACGACTTCG ACTCCATCGCCAACAAGCTCCACATGCAGAAGGTGTCCGACTTTGCGCTGTCGCCTGGAGCTCAGCCTAGCAAG GTTGCCGTCTACGTTCCAGGCAGCAAAGGAGCGCCTTCGTTCGTCCGCCTGTATCAGTACCCGGCGTTTGGAGGCCCGACAGCTGCGCTCGCCAACAAGAGCTTCTTCAAGGCCGACCGAGTGACGATGCATTGGAACAAGAAAG CCTCAGCCGTGCTGGTGACGGCGAGTACTGAAGTGGATAAAACCGGCGCGTCGTACTATGGAGAGCAGACGCTGCATTACCTCGGCGTTAACGGAGAGACGGCGCTGGTCCAGCTAT CGAAGAACGGCCCAATCTACGACGTGGCGTGGAGTCCAAGCTCCACCGAGTTCTGCGTGGTGTATGGCTTCATGCCGGCCAAAGCCACCGTCTTCAACCTCAAATGTGACCCCGTCTACGACTTTGGGACCGGACCGCGAAACGCAGCCTACTACAG CCCTCAGGGCCACATCCTGATCCTGGCCGGCTTCGGCAACCTGCGAGGTCAGATGGAGGTCTGGGATGCGAAAAACTACAAACAG GTGTCCAAACCTCAGGCGCCAGACGCCACTCATTTTTCCTGGTGTCCCGATGGTGAGCATATCGTCACGGCGACCTGCTCTCCTCGGCTGCGGGTCAGTAACGGTTATAAGATCTGGCACTACACCGGCTCCGTGCTTCAAAAATGGGACGTGGCGGCCGGCTCGGAGCTGTGGGAGGTGCGCTGGCAGTTGCTCCCCGATGGCAGCTTCCCCGAGCGACCGATCAAGTACCAGGCAGCGCCCAGCCAGCTGGGGTCCACGCAGGCCCCGCCCACACAGGCATACCGGCCACCTGCACTGAGACACCTGCCCGCCACGCCCAGCTCCAAACTG CACGAGGACGAGCCTCCTCAGGACCTTCGTCCCGGAGCTTCGGGAGAGAAGAGTCTCTCTAAATCTGCTCTGAAGAATCAGAGGAAACGAGAAGCAAAGAAAGCAGCGAAGCAG GAGACGAAACCAGAACCAGAACCTCCCACTGACCCCGCCCCTGTCACTAACAGCCAACCAGAGGCAAGCAGCGGTGACCCAGAGGTGGAAAAGAAGATCAAGAACTTAAAGAAG AAACTGAAGGCCATCGAGGAGCTGAAGGAGCAGCAGGCATCGGGGAAGGTCCTGCAGAAGAACCAg GTGGAGAAGATCCAGAAGGAGGAGcagctgctgaaggagctgcaggAGCTGCAGATCGGACAGTAA